Genomic segment of Paenibacillus sp. FSL R5-0912:
AAGCTGGAGCGAATGGCTGCGAAGACGACTTCGAATGTACATCTGGAAACAATGGAAGAAGCCGAGAACAAAGGTACAAAACCTGCGCAAGCTGGGGATACCGGAGTGGCAGGCTTACCAATGGGGAAACTCTCGTCTGGGGTACTGGCGTATCGCTGGAAGCCCGGTGCTGTCTCGTTCCATAACAAACGAAAAGCTCGCACAGGCAGGATGTTATGACTTTCCTGCGCAGTACGAGCGACTACGTCAATTGCACTTATGCGGTTGAACCGCCGTATACCGAACGGTACGTACGGTGGTGTGAGAGGTCGGCTACTCACAAATGAGTAGCCTCCTACTCGATTAGGTGTGGCTGCTCTCCAATACTTGTACTGCCGGCTTACAGCTTCCGGTTAGAGCTTGAATGATCAAGCTTCCCCTGTTCCCGCACCTCTCTGTAATACTCGGAAGGTGTAACTCCAACGTACTTTTTGAACACTTTGCTGAAATAAAAGGGATCATCTAATCCGGTCAAATAGCCGATTTCGCCGAACGGCAGGTGCGTGGCTTCAATCAGCTCCTTCGCATGGTTGATCCGCACCCGGTTGACATAGCGCATGATACTCTCGCCGGTCAGCTTGGTGAAGATACGGTTCATGTAATCGTAGTTGCAGTCAAATTCCTGCGCGATCCCGCTCCCTGTAATTTTGTCCGTGTAGTGCTCGTGAATGTACTCCAGCAGGGTATGGACTTTGATCAGGGGTTTGGTACTGCTGCCTTCATGCTCTTGAAGTGCTGCAATGAAATGCTCCCGGGATACTTCAATGAGCCATTCCATAAATTTCAGGGCGGTTAGCCCGCGGTTGAAGTATTTTCTTCTATATAACTGAAGCATTTCATTCATTGCCTGAAAGGAGAGAGACAGAACTTTTTTGGACAAAACGTAATGCTTGGGAAAGTGGCAGCTTGAGCTGCCCCCTTCGGCTTGCTGTGTCTCTTCCTCCAGAATGAAGCGCCTGGCCATCGTGAGCATATCTTCCACCTGAACGAAGTTTATATCCGGATGTTCAAAATGAATATAGTAGTAATCGCAGACATGCTTTTTCGTTCCTGCATGCTCCAGATTAGGCTCCAGAATAAGGATATCTCCCTTTTTTAGTATATAGTGCGTTCCATTCTCCGTAAGGTGGAGTTCTCCGCTTTTGATGAAATACAGAACATACTCGTTGGTAGTTCTTGTAAAATGTACCCAGGGCTGCTTATAAGAAACGAATCCCATAAGTTTAATTCTCGGCAGCATCTCGATGTTAACAGCAAACAAATTATTCGCCTCCTTAAGGCTATTGAAAAGTAGCTTTTGTACAAAAAGGGTATGTTTCCGCCATGTTCGTTTATTCTAGCACAAACTATACTTTAGCTGTAATACAAACGATGTGGATAAGGGGCAGGGTGATGCGGTTGGCTAAACTGAAAGTCGGTGTAATTGGTCTTGGTGGAATATCAGACATGCATATTTCGGGACTTTTGGCGAATGAAGAAGCGGTCTTATGGTCGGTTTGTGATTGCAAGGAAGAGGTGCTGGCGAGAAGGGGAGAACAATATAATATCCCGGAAGCACGAAGATACTTAAATTACACAGAAATGCTGGCAGACCCTGAGCTTGAGGCTGTAAGTATCGGGACGCCGAATTATAACCATTTCGAAATTGCCTGTGAGGCAATCAAGCATCAGAAGCCGTTTGCCCTGGAAAAGCCGGTGACACTTGGTGCCCAGGAAGCCGCCGCATTGCGGGATCTGGTAACGGAGGCTCACCTACCGCATATGATCTGTTTCAGTTACCGGTACAAATCGGCAGTAAGATTTGCCAAATGGTTAATCAATCAGGGCAAATTAGGGGAAGTCAAGCATGTTTACGGCCAGTATTTGCAGGGCTGGGGGCTGGACGGGCAGCTTCCGCTGGTCTGGAGATTCCGCAAGGAGCTGTCCGGCTCAGGCGTTCTTGGAGATTTAGGTTCGC
This window contains:
- a CDS encoding AraC family transcriptional regulator — encoded protein: MFAVNIEMLPRIKLMGFVSYKQPWVHFTRTTNEYVLYFIKSGELHLTENGTHYILKKGDILILEPNLEHAGTKKHVCDYYYIHFEHPDINFVQVEDMLTMARRFILEEETQQAEGGSSSCHFPKHYVLSKKVLSLSFQAMNEMLQLYRRKYFNRGLTALKFMEWLIEVSREHFIAALQEHEGSSTKPLIKVHTLLEYIHEHYTDKITGSGIAQEFDCNYDYMNRIFTKLTGESIMRYVNRVRINHAKELIEATHLPFGEIGYLTGLDDPFYFSKVFKKYVGVTPSEYYREVREQGKLDHSSSNRKL
- a CDS encoding Gfo/Idh/MocA family protein; translation: MRLAKLKVGVIGLGGISDMHISGLLANEEAVLWSVCDCKEEVLARRGEQYNIPEARRYLNYTEMLADPELEAVSIGTPNYNHFEIACEAIKHQKPFALEKPVTLGAQEAAALRDLVTEAHLPHMICFSYRYKSAVRFAKWLINQGKLGEVKHVYGQYLQGWGLDGQLPLVWRFRKELSGSGVLGDLGSHLLDLQRFLVGNVERVIADADTIIRKRTLLEGDGEGKGEVDVDDFCHVLARLEGGASSTMAISRFAFGRGNFQQLEIFGDRGAVLYNLEEEDVLYVKLSEDGDEVFRKVDIPEEFQVDQMAAFVNLVNGQGDGCDATMEDGYINQHAIDSILVSLTEQRWISI